Proteins encoded within one genomic window of Bradyrhizobium sp. 186:
- the smc gene encoding chromosome segregation protein SMC: MKITRLRLHGFKSFVEPTDFVIEPGLTGVVGPNGCGKSNLVEALRWAMGETSYKSLRAADMDAVIFAGSGNRPARNHAEVTMTIDNADRTAPAAMNDSQLLEISRRIEREAGSVYRINGRDVRARDVQILFADAATGARSPALVHQGKIGEIIQAKPEQRRRVLEDAAGVAGLHARRHEAELRLKAAETNLTRVEDVIRQLSGQVEGLKKQARQAVRYREVASKVRKAEATLFHLRWIGAHAEVSDSGQTHDLAVREMAERTQHQAEAARIQAIRAAEMPALRDAEARAAAGLQRLTNARELLDREEERAKERVAELERRLAQFEGDIARAQQQTMDADVALERLDTEDAELKEEIKSRVEKRSGVDERVAEAEATLAEVEQQFSQLTTELADLTAKRNQLEANVRTHRDKLARLDHEIANVAAEEQKLAQETGGFGDLDELTATVENAEQTLAASEAAAQASEAAHVAARQTLESSRSPLNEADKRVQRLDTEARTISKIVNGETKNLWPPIIDGITVDKGFEKAIGAALGDDLDAPVDPSAPMRWTNAGVTDGDPALPEGVVSLANHVQAPAELARRLAQIGVVPRERGAELVSQLQTGQRLVSPEGDVWRWDGFVAAAHAPTGAARRLAERARLVDIENELEQARIDAQIKRQALENAEAELQMAASTEGASREAWRAAQRELNAARERHATAEREINRHAARKSALSEAHSRLAADRAEAEAAHEYAAAAISELPSSEDTETRLAAVRSDIEGHRRMAAQVRAEAQALAREAELADRRVQAILAERTEWQNRKGSAASHIDTIQARITEVSIERSDLENAPAAFAEKRSALITEIEYAENDRRVAADALASAETAMAETDRAAKLTLEALSSAREATARAEERMEGARRRLEDIEREIRDMLEVEPQAVAGLAEIEPGAELPPLGETEEELEKLRRDRERLGAVNLRAEEELHEVEAQHTGLTTERDDLVEAIKRLRQGIQSLNKEARERLLTSFEVVNNHFKRLFVELFGGGEAALHLIESDDPLEAGLEIIAKPPGKKPQTLSLLSGGEQALTAMALIFAVFLTNPSPICVLDEVDAPLDDHNVERYCNLLHEMTASTDTRFVIITHNPITMARMNRLFGVTMAERGVSQLVSVNLQEAVDILDQNVA, from the coding sequence ATGAAGATCACCCGCCTGCGCCTTCACGGCTTCAAGTCCTTCGTTGAGCCGACCGACTTCGTCATCGAGCCCGGCCTGACCGGCGTGGTCGGACCCAACGGCTGCGGCAAGTCGAATCTCGTCGAGGCGCTGCGCTGGGCGATGGGCGAGACCTCGTACAAATCGCTGCGCGCCGCCGACATGGATGCGGTGATCTTCGCCGGCTCCGGCAACCGCCCCGCGCGCAACCACGCCGAAGTGACGATGACGATCGACAACGCCGATCGCACCGCGCCGGCGGCGATGAACGACAGCCAGCTTCTGGAAATCTCCCGCCGCATCGAGCGCGAGGCGGGCTCGGTCTATCGCATCAACGGCCGCGACGTGCGCGCCCGCGACGTGCAGATCCTGTTTGCGGACGCCGCCACCGGCGCACGCTCGCCGGCTCTCGTCCACCAGGGCAAGATCGGCGAGATCATCCAGGCCAAGCCCGAGCAACGCCGCCGCGTGCTGGAAGATGCCGCCGGTGTCGCCGGCCTGCACGCCCGCCGCCACGAAGCCGAGCTGCGGCTCAAGGCCGCCGAAACCAATCTTACCCGCGTCGAGGACGTGATCCGCCAGCTCTCCGGCCAAGTCGAAGGCCTGAAGAAGCAGGCCCGCCAGGCCGTGCGCTATCGCGAGGTCGCGTCCAAGGTCCGCAAGGCTGAAGCGACGTTGTTCCATCTGCGCTGGATCGGCGCCCATGCCGAGGTCAGCGATTCCGGCCAGACCCATGATCTCGCCGTCCGCGAGATGGCCGAGCGGACCCAGCACCAGGCGGAAGCCGCGCGCATCCAGGCGATCCGCGCCGCCGAAATGCCGGCGCTGCGCGATGCGGAAGCGCGCGCAGCCGCGGGCCTGCAACGGCTGACCAACGCCCGCGAACTGCTCGACCGCGAGGAAGAGCGCGCCAAGGAGCGCGTCGCCGAGCTCGAGCGCCGCCTGGCGCAGTTCGAGGGCGACATCGCCCGCGCCCAGCAACAGACCATGGATGCGGACGTCGCGCTCGAGCGGCTCGACACCGAAGATGCCGAGCTGAAGGAAGAGATCAAGTCGCGCGTGGAAAAACGCTCCGGCGTCGACGAGCGCGTGGCCGAGGCCGAGGCGACGCTCGCCGAAGTCGAGCAGCAGTTCTCCCAGCTTACCACGGAGCTCGCCGACCTCACCGCCAAGCGCAATCAGCTAGAAGCCAATGTCCGCACCCACCGCGACAAGCTCGCCCGGCTCGACCATGAGATCGCGAATGTCGCCGCGGAAGAGCAGAAGCTTGCGCAGGAGACCGGCGGCTTCGGCGATCTCGACGAGCTGACCGCAACCGTCGAGAATGCGGAACAGACGCTTGCGGCGTCCGAAGCCGCGGCCCAGGCGAGCGAAGCGGCACACGTCGCCGCGCGCCAGACGCTGGAATCTTCACGCTCGCCGCTGAACGAGGCCGACAAGCGTGTGCAGCGGCTCGATACCGAAGCGCGCACCATCTCCAAGATCGTCAATGGCGAGACCAAAAATCTGTGGCCGCCGATCATCGACGGCATCACCGTCGACAAGGGTTTTGAAAAGGCGATCGGCGCCGCGCTCGGCGACGATCTCGATGCGCCCGTCGATCCGTCGGCGCCGATGCGCTGGACCAATGCCGGCGTCACCGATGGCGATCCGGCGCTGCCCGAGGGCGTCGTCTCGCTCGCCAACCATGTGCAGGCGCCCGCTGAATTGGCGCGCCGCCTGGCGCAGATCGGCGTGGTGCCGCGCGAGCGCGGCGCTGAGCTGGTCTCGCAGCTCCAGACCGGTCAGCGGCTGGTCTCGCCGGAAGGCGACGTCTGGCGCTGGGACGGCTTTGTCGCCGCAGCTCACGCGCCAACCGGCGCCGCGCGGCGTCTCGCTGAGCGCGCTCGTCTCGTCGACATCGAGAACGAGCTGGAGCAGGCCCGCATCGACGCGCAGATCAAGCGTCAGGCGCTTGAGAACGCCGAAGCCGAATTGCAGATGGCCGCCAGCACCGAGGGTGCCTCACGCGAAGCCTGGCGCGCCGCACAGCGCGAGCTCAACGCCGCACGCGAGCGCCACGCCACGGCCGAGCGCGAGATCAACCGCCACGCCGCGCGCAAATCGGCGCTGTCGGAAGCCCATAGCCGTCTTGCCGCCGACCGAGCCGAGGCCGAGGCCGCGCACGAATACGCAGCCGCCGCGATCTCCGAGCTGCCGTCGAGCGAAGACACCGAGACCCGTCTCGCCGCGGTCCGCAGCGACATCGAAGGCCATCGCCGCATGGCGGCCCAGGTCCGCGCCGAGGCGCAGGCCCTCGCACGCGAGGCCGAGCTCGCCGACCGCCGCGTGCAGGCGATCCTCGCCGAGCGCACCGAGTGGCAGAACCGCAAGGGCAGCGCGGCCTCTCATATCGACACCATCCAGGCCCGCATCACCGAAGTCTCGATCGAGCGCAGCGACCTTGAAAACGCGCCCGCCGCGTTCGCCGAGAAGCGCAGCGCGCTGATCACCGAGATCGAATATGCCGAGAACGACCGCCGCGTCGCCGCCGACGCGCTCGCTTCCGCGGAGACCGCAATGGCGGAGACCGACCGCGCGGCAAAGTTGACCCTCGAAGCGCTGTCGAGCGCGCGCGAGGCGACCGCGCGCGCCGAAGAGCGCATGGAAGGCGCGCGGCGCCGGCTCGAGGACATCGAGCGCGAAATCCGCGACATGCTCGAAGTCGAGCCACAGGCCGTCGCCGGCCTTGCCGAGATCGAGCCCGGCGCCGAGCTGCCGCCGCTCGGCGAGACCGAGGAGGAGCTGGAGAAGCTCCGCCGCGACCGCGAGCGCCTGGGCGCCGTGAACCTGCGCGCCGAGGAAGAGCTACACGAGGTCGAGGCCCAGCACACCGGCCTGACCACCGAGCGCGACGATCTCGTCGAAGCCATCAAGCGGCTGCGCCAAGGCATCCAGAGCCTCAACAAGGAGGCCCGCGAGCGCCTCCTGACTTCGTTCGAGGTCGTCAACAACCACTTCAAGCGGCTGTTCGTCGAGCTGTTCGGCGGCGGCGAGGCGGCGCTGCACCTGATCGAGAGCGACGATCCGCTCGAAGCCGGCCTCGAGATCATCGCCAAGCCGCCGGGCAAGAAGCCGCAGACGCTGTCGCTGCTCTCCGGCGGCGAGCAGGCGCTGACCGCGATGGCGCTGATCTTCGCGGTGTTCCTCACCAACCCCTCGCCGATCTGCGTGCTGGACGAAGTCGACGCGCCGCTCGACGACCACAACGTCGAGCGCTACTGCAACTTGCTGCACGAGATGACCGCCTCGACCGACACCCGCTTCGTCATCATCACGCACAACCCGATCACGATGGCGCGGATGAACCGGCTGTTCGGCGTCACCATGGCCGAGCGTGGCGTCTCGCAGCTGGTGTCGGTGAACCTGCAAGAGGCGGTGGATATTCTCGACCAGAACGTGGCGTGA
- a CDS encoding M48 family metallopeptidase encodes MAAYGLYTHIASNKFRSVLLLAGLFLLLYVLVYAGALIAEVVIDSDQSIGFYLSRAFADLLKASPFATIAAAAWIVIAYFFHQSMIDAVTGGHDVTRQEEPRLYNLLENICISRGITMPKLKIMESPALNAFATGLNPRQYAITVTTGLLKALNDREIEAVLGHELTHIKNGDVQLMVVAVIIAGVVGFFGELFFRLFTSLNWSSGSGGSWSSGSSSSSRSSSSSSDSKSSGGGAIVVIIIAVVLIVVAWLLSQVVKLALSRSREYLADAGSVELTKNPDAMISALRKIENRGELPGATSAVMELCVDNPREGFADLFATHPSVQSRVDALVKFAGGHDPGPLPPPADETEEPDAQADQQHAPPPLPRGPWNDAGEASPPPVPAPRPSGTAAGNPMSNPRGPWDRH; translated from the coding sequence ATGGCCGCGTATGGTCTCTACACGCACATCGCCTCGAACAAGTTTCGTTCGGTGCTGCTGCTCGCCGGTCTTTTCCTGCTGCTCTATGTGCTGGTCTATGCCGGTGCACTGATCGCCGAAGTCGTCATCGACAGCGATCAGTCCATCGGCTTCTACCTGTCGCGTGCTTTCGCCGACCTGCTCAAAGCCTCGCCATTTGCGACGATCGCCGCCGCGGCCTGGATCGTGATTGCCTATTTCTTCCACCAGTCGATGATCGACGCGGTGACCGGTGGCCATGACGTGACGCGGCAGGAGGAGCCGCGGCTCTACAATCTCCTCGAGAATATCTGCATCTCGCGCGGCATCACCATGCCGAAGCTGAAGATCATGGAGAGCCCGGCGCTGAACGCATTCGCGACCGGCCTCAACCCGCGGCAATATGCGATCACCGTCACCACGGGTCTTCTGAAAGCGCTGAACGACCGGGAGATCGAGGCGGTGCTGGGCCACGAGCTGACCCACATCAAGAACGGCGACGTGCAGCTCATGGTGGTCGCCGTCATCATCGCCGGCGTGGTCGGCTTCTTCGGCGAATTGTTCTTCCGCCTGTTCACGAGCTTGAACTGGAGTTCCGGCTCCGGCGGCTCGTGGTCGTCGGGCTCTTCCTCGTCGTCGCGATCGTCCTCGTCATCGAGCGACAGCAAGAGCTCCGGCGGCGGCGCTATCGTGGTCATCATCATCGCGGTTGTGCTGATCGTGGTAGCCTGGCTGTTGTCGCAGGTGGTGAAGCTCGCGCTGTCGCGCTCGCGCGAATATCTCGCCGACGCCGGCTCGGTCGAGCTCACCAAAAATCCCGACGCCATGATCTCGGCGCTGCGCAAGATCGAGAACCGCGGCGAGCTGCCGGGCGCGACCTCGGCGGTGATGGAGCTCTGCGTCGACAATCCGCGCGAGGGCTTTGCGGATTTGTTCGCGACCCACCCGTCGGTGCAATCCCGGGTCGATGCGCTGGTCAAGTTCGCCGGCGGCCATGATCCCGGCCCGCTGCCGCCGCCCGCTGATGAGACCGAAGAGCCCGACGCACAGGCCGACCAGCAGCATGCTCCGCCGCCACTACCCCGGGGGCCGTGGAACGACGCAGGCGAGGCAAGTCCGCCGCCCGTACCGGCGCCAAGGCCCTCCGGAACCGCAGCCGGCAATCCGATGAGCAATCCCCGAGGTCCCTGGGACCGCCATTGA
- a CDS encoding LemA family protein: protein MSTGWIVLGVIVVLVLFAFSAYNRLVALSQRVGQAFADIDVQLKQRHDLIPNLVETVKGYASHERGTLDDVVKARNSAMSAQGPAQVSAAENQLSGALGRLIALSEAYPDLKANANFQQLASELSDLENKIAASRRFFNNAVQEYNTGIQQMPAALFAGMFGFTRKEFFDLGTSRTEVEATPQVKF, encoded by the coding sequence ATGTCGACCGGCTGGATCGTTCTCGGCGTTATCGTCGTCCTCGTGCTGTTCGCCTTCAGCGCCTACAACCGGCTGGTGGCACTGAGCCAGCGCGTCGGCCAGGCCTTTGCCGACATCGACGTGCAGCTCAAGCAACGTCACGATCTGATCCCGAACCTGGTCGAGACGGTGAAGGGCTATGCGTCGCATGAGCGCGGAACGCTCGACGACGTCGTCAAGGCGCGCAATTCGGCGATGTCGGCGCAGGGGCCGGCGCAGGTGTCCGCCGCCGAGAACCAGCTCTCCGGCGCCCTGGGCCGGCTGATTGCGCTGTCGGAGGCCTATCCGGACCTCAAGGCCAACGCCAATTTCCAGCAGCTCGCCAGCGAGCTCTCCGACCTCGAGAACAAGATCGCGGCCAGCCGCCGCTTCTTCAACAACGCGGTCCAGGAGTACAACACCGGCATCCAGCAGATGCCGGCCGCGCTGTTCGCCGGCATGTTCGGCTTCACCAGGAAGGAGTTCTTCGATCTCGGCACAAGCCGCACCGAGGTCGAGGCGACGCCGCAGGTGAAATTCTGA
- a CDS encoding adenine phosphoribosyltransferase, which produces MIFDHDLKASVRTIPDYPKPGIMFRDITTLLADARAFRRAVDELVNPWAGNKIDKVAGMEARGFIIGGAVAHQVSAGFVPIRKKGKLPHTTVRIAYSLEYGIDEMEMHVDAIQPGERVILVDDLIATGGTAEGAVKLLRQIGANVVAACFIIDLPELGGAAKLRAMDVPVRTLMTFEGH; this is translated from the coding sequence ATGATCTTTGACCACGATCTGAAGGCGAGCGTTCGCACCATCCCGGACTATCCAAAGCCGGGGATCATGTTCCGCGACATCACGACCTTGCTCGCCGATGCGCGCGCCTTCCGCCGTGCGGTCGACGAGCTCGTCAATCCCTGGGCCGGCAACAAGATCGACAAGGTCGCCGGCATGGAGGCGCGCGGCTTCATCATCGGCGGCGCGGTGGCGCACCAGGTCTCGGCCGGCTTCGTGCCGATCCGGAAAAAAGGCAAGCTGCCGCACACGACCGTGCGCATCGCCTATTCGCTGGAATACGGCATCGACGAGATGGAGATGCATGTCGATGCGATCCAGCCGGGCGAGCGCGTGATCCTGGTCGACGATCTCATCGCCACCGGTGGCACTGCGGAGGGCGCGGTGAAGCTGCTGCGGCAGATCGGCGCCAATGTCGTGGCGGCCTGCTTCATCATCGACCTGCCCGAGCTCGGCGGCGCCGCCAAGCTGCGCGCAATGGACGTGCCGGTGCGCACGCTGATGACATTCGAGGGGCATTGA
- a CDS encoding dienelactone hydrolase family protein, whose amino-acid sequence MGTVITFKRPDGKDASGYLANAARGNAPGLVVIQEWWGLSDQIKGLCDRFALAGFDALAPDLYKGKVVPYHDTDAAGKEMNSLDFMDATTQTVRGATQYLSRNGAKVGLTGFCLGGAVTIIGATKIPELAAGVVFYGIPPEQAAKPADVKIPLQAHFANKDDWCTPQVVDAFEKGMKAAGKSLELFRYDAEHAFVNEQRQAVHDREAAELAWGRATEFFRKHLG is encoded by the coding sequence ATGGGAACCGTCATTACCTTCAAGCGACCGGACGGCAAGGATGCCTCGGGGTATCTCGCCAATGCCGCACGCGGCAACGCGCCGGGCCTTGTCGTGATCCAGGAATGGTGGGGGCTGTCGGACCAGATCAAGGGCCTGTGCGATCGCTTCGCGCTGGCCGGCTTCGATGCGCTCGCGCCCGACCTCTACAAGGGCAAGGTGGTGCCCTATCACGACACCGACGCCGCCGGTAAGGAAATGAACTCGCTCGATTTCATGGACGCCACCACGCAGACGGTCCGCGGCGCCACGCAATATCTCTCACGGAACGGTGCCAAGGTCGGCCTGACCGGCTTCTGCCTCGGCGGTGCCGTCACCATCATCGGCGCCACAAAAATCCCGGAGCTCGCGGCCGGCGTCGTGTTCTACGGCATCCCGCCGGAGCAGGCGGCCAAGCCCGCCGACGTCAAGATTCCGCTCCAGGCTCACTTCGCCAACAAGGACGATTGGTGCACGCCGCAAGTGGTCGATGCCTTCGAAAAGGGCATGAAGGCCGCCGGCAAGTCGCTGGAGCTGTTCCGCTATGACGCCGAGCACGCCTTCGTCAACGAGCAGCGCCAGGCCGTGCACGACCGCGAAGCCGCCGAGCTCGCCTGGGGCCGCGCCACGGAGTTTTTCCGGAAGCATCTGGGGTAG
- a CDS encoding DUF4375 domain-containing protein, whose product MPFRHAEPGGAMIEGGRLATVVVARDALEAAQKPEKAHYLTEAVVDYVNEIQRVGVYTGRELPAVAMQAYHADYYLAQVNNSGHSQFIGNTGIEMLPTTAGDALAGLKAMGASAQQQILQEMMAWVEAHPGEAALQNGHSQRAATLRGLDRRFYEAEQQQPMTPLAAQWIANWPELRAVAQEQYASEIQRLAQLHPHLSQRRIWRSVRQISFQMTDRLQITVAAACGAVVPEPELKLLVLPGFDMNVEGKQCMAFGVKTDAGSRVCVFEEAGGRLYEYGLPSPIPKPGEVKQESSSNRHLPVVGARLSTVSADTILNFSRIAEQNLAAEAIDLLLRKSDMDPAATITALRVSDDRATWLAVSGRTCVMATTLGDRADLVGSDGKAELTVTRAETERHAAEAAAGRESMRLQA is encoded by the coding sequence GTGCCGTTTCGCCATGCCGAACCCGGGGGAGCGATGATCGAAGGTGGCCGGTTAGCAACTGTTGTTGTCGCTCGCGACGCGCTGGAGGCTGCTCAGAAGCCTGAGAAAGCCCACTATCTCACCGAAGCCGTGGTGGACTACGTCAACGAAATTCAACGCGTCGGCGTCTACACTGGACGTGAACTACCCGCGGTCGCCATGCAGGCCTATCACGCCGACTACTATCTCGCTCAGGTCAACAACAGCGGTCACAGTCAGTTCATCGGTAACACGGGCATCGAGATGCTTCCGACGACAGCCGGCGACGCGCTAGCTGGACTGAAGGCCATGGGAGCCAGCGCGCAACAGCAGATATTGCAAGAGATGATGGCCTGGGTGGAGGCTCACCCTGGCGAGGCTGCACTGCAGAACGGTCACTCCCAGCGCGCCGCGACTCTCCGTGGGCTTGACCGCCGCTTCTATGAGGCAGAGCAACAGCAACCGATGACGCCACTCGCGGCCCAATGGATCGCGAACTGGCCTGAATTGCGCGCCGTAGCGCAGGAGCAATACGCCTCCGAAATCCAGCGGCTTGCACAACTTCACCCACATTTGTCGCAGCGCCGTATCTGGCGAAGCGTTCGCCAGATCAGCTTCCAGATGACCGACCGCTTGCAAATCACGGTCGCCGCGGCATGCGGGGCCGTGGTGCCCGAGCCGGAACTCAAGCTGCTGGTGCTTCCAGGATTCGATATGAACGTGGAGGGGAAGCAATGCATGGCCTTTGGCGTTAAGACCGACGCGGGCTCGCGGGTATGCGTCTTTGAAGAAGCAGGTGGACGACTTTATGAATACGGCCTGCCCAGCCCGATCCCGAAGCCTGGGGAAGTGAAGCAGGAAAGTTCGAGCAACCGCCACCTGCCAGTTGTGGGGGCGCGGCTTTCGACTGTGAGCGCCGACACGATTTTGAACTTCTCGAGAATTGCCGAGCAAAATCTGGCGGCCGAAGCTATCGACCTGTTGCTGCGAAAGTCGGATATGGATCCAGCGGCGACGATCACGGCGCTGAGAGTGAGCGATGACCGGGCGACCTGGTTGGCGGTGAGCGGGCGGACCTGCGTTATGGCTACGACTCTCGGCGACCGCGCCGATCTTGTCGGGTCTGACGGCAAAGCTGAGCTCACGGTAACGAGAGCCGAAACCGAGCGTCATGCTGCCGAGGCGGCTGCCGGCCGCGAAAGCATGCGGCTCCAGGCATGA
- a CDS encoding anthranilate synthase component I — protein MNRTVFALPARSDYVTRAGLAITRVAEQFSGGANRLDDLISLLDRRRGVVLSSGTTVPGRYESFDLGFSDPPLKLETTGVNFKLEALNQRGQVLIAFLADVLREPCVVISEKTTSRLAGHIIRGDAPVDEDQRTRRASVMSLVRDLVAAFSANDDGLLGLFGAFAYDLVFQIEDLVQKRARESDQRDIVLYVPDRLLAYDRATGRGVVLSYDFAWKGKSTEGLPRETADSPYLKTPRQGFADHAPGEYQATVETARAAFARGDLFEAVPGQLFAEPCDRSPAEVFQRLCVINPSPYGALMNLGDGEFLVSASPEMFVRSDGRRVETCPISGTIARGTDAIGDAEQIRQLLNSEKDEFELNMCTDVDRNDKARVCVPGTIKVLARRQIETYSKLFHTVDHVEGMLRPGFDALDAFLTHAWAVTVTGAPKLWAMQFVEDHERSPRRWYAGAIGVVNFDGSINTGLTIRTIRMKDGLAEVRVGATCLFDSDPAAEDRECQVKAAALFQALRGDPPKPLSAFAPDATGSGKRVLLIDHDDSFVHMLADYFRQVGASVTVVRYVHALNMLEQKRWDLLVLSPGPGRPEDFGIKKTIDAALENKLPVFGVCLGVQAIGEYFGGELGQLTHPAHGRPSRVQVRGGRLMRNLPNEIVIGRYHSLYVERDSMPEVLDVTASTEDGVAMALEHRTLPVAGVQFHPESLMSLSGEVGLRIVENAFRLDASVD, from the coding sequence ATGAACAGGACCGTCTTTGCCCTCCCGGCCAGAAGCGACTATGTGACCCGCGCCGGTCTCGCGATCACGCGCGTGGCGGAGCAGTTTTCCGGCGGCGCCAACCGCCTCGACGATCTCATCAGCCTGCTGGACCGTCGCCGCGGTGTGGTGCTGTCCTCGGGCACGACCGTGCCCGGCCGTTACGAGAGTTTTGACCTCGGCTTCTCCGATCCGCCGCTCAAGCTCGAGACAACAGGCGTCAATTTCAAGCTGGAAGCTTTGAACCAGCGCGGGCAGGTGCTGATCGCCTTCCTCGCTGACGTCCTGCGCGAACCCTGCGTCGTGATCTCCGAGAAGACCACCTCGCGCCTTGCCGGCCACATCATCCGCGGCGATGCCCCGGTCGACGAGGACCAGCGCACGCGTCGCGCCAGCGTGATGTCGCTGGTGCGCGATCTCGTCGCCGCCTTCTCGGCCAATGACGACGGGCTGCTCGGCCTGTTCGGCGCCTTCGCCTACGATCTCGTCTTCCAGATCGAGGACCTCGTCCAGAAGCGCGCGCGCGAGAGCGACCAGCGCGACATCGTGCTCTATGTCCCCGATCGCTTGCTCGCCTATGACCGCGCCACCGGCCGCGGCGTGGTGCTGAGTTACGATTTCGCCTGGAAAGGCAAATCCACCGAGGGCCTGCCGCGCGAGACGGCCGACAGCCCGTATCTGAAGACGCCGCGCCAAGGTTTTGCCGATCACGCGCCCGGCGAATATCAAGCCACAGTCGAGACCGCGCGCGCGGCCTTCGCACGCGGCGATCTCTTTGAAGCCGTGCCGGGACAGCTCTTCGCCGAGCCCTGTGACCGCTCGCCGGCCGAAGTGTTCCAGCGCCTCTGCGTCATCAACCCGTCGCCTTATGGCGCCCTGATGAATCTTGGCGACGGCGAATTCCTGGTGTCGGCCTCGCCGGAAATGTTCGTGCGTTCCGACGGGCGCCGTGTCGAGACCTGCCCGATTTCCGGCACCATCGCGCGCGGCACCGATGCGATCGGCGACGCCGAGCAGATCCGCCAGCTCCTCAACTCGGAGAAGGACGAGTTCGAGCTCAACATGTGCACCGACGTCGACCGCAACGACAAGGCGCGCGTCTGCGTCCCCGGCACGATCAAGGTGCTGGCGCGGCGGCAGATCGAGACCTATTCAAAGCTGTTCCACACCGTCGATCACGTCGAAGGCATGCTGCGCCCCGGCTTCGATGCGCTCGACGCCTTTCTCACCCACGCCTGGGCGGTCACGGTGACCGGCGCGCCAAAACTCTGGGCGATGCAGTTCGTCGAGGACCACGAGCGCTCGCCGCGGCGCTGGTATGCCGGCGCGATTGGCGTGGTGAATTTCGACGGCAGCATCAACACCGGCCTCACCATCCGCACCATCCGCATGAAGGATGGTCTCGCCGAAGTGCGTGTCGGCGCCACCTGTCTGTTCGATTCAGACCCCGCCGCGGAGGACCGCGAATGCCAGGTCAAGGCTGCGGCCCTGTTCCAGGCGCTGCGCGGCGATCCGCCAAAGCCGCTGTCGGCCTTTGCGCCCGACGCCACGGGGTCGGGCAAACGGGTGCTGCTGATCGATCACGACGACAGTTTTGTGCACATGCTCGCCGACTATTTCCGCCAGGTCGGCGCGAGCGTCACCGTGGTCCGCTATGTGCACGCGCTCAATATGCTCGAGCAGAAGCGGTGGGACCTGCTCGTGCTGTCGCCCGGCCCCGGGCGCCCTGAGGATTTCGGGATCAAGAAGACCATCGACGCGGCGCTGGAGAACAAGCTGCCGGTGTTCGGCGTCTGCCTCGGCGTGCAGGCAATCGGCGAATATTTCGGCGGTGAGCTCGGGCAGCTCACGCATCCCGCCCATGGCCGGCCCTCGCGGGTGCAGGTGCGTGGCGGGCGGTTGATGCGCAATCTGCCGAACGAGATCGTGATCGGCCGCTATCATTCGCTCTATGTCGAGCGTGACAGCATGCCGGAGGTGCTTGATGTCACCGCCAGCACCGAGGACGGCGTCGCCATGGCGCTCGAGCACAGGACCCTGCCGGTCGCCGGCGTGCAGTTCCACCCGGAATCGCTGATGTCGCTCAGCGGCGAGGTGGGTTTACGAATTGTCGAGAACGCATTCCGGCTGGATGCGAGCGTCGATTGA
- a CDS encoding small ribosomal subunit Rsm22 family protein gives MISPTLPAELKAALDAKLQGFSRIDAAQRSQKISNTYRAGGGSGTIKSDADALAYALARMPATYAAVAASLNAMTEITPDFAPDTLLDVGAGPGTASWAAAEAFPSLQSFTLLDANATLSRLALELAQDSTRLADCRFLPGDAGANLAEVPQADLVVASYIIGELGESNQRALTDAMWAKARHALVVIEPGTPAGYARILALRQQLIAAGAYVAAPCPHEKSCPLIAPDWCHFSQRLPRSQAHRQIKGAEVPFEDERFIYVALTRKPPAARASRVLAPPDVGKAEIAAKLCTEEGVALAKVPRRDKAAYASARRWRWGDAVMSES, from the coding sequence ATGATCTCTCCCACCCTCCCCGCCGAACTCAAAGCCGCGCTCGACGCCAAGCTCCAGGGCTTTTCGCGCATCGACGCCGCGCAGCGGTCGCAGAAAATCTCGAATACCTATCGCGCCGGCGGCGGCTCGGGCACGATCAAGTCGGACGCCGATGCGCTGGCCTATGCACTCGCGCGGATGCCGGCGACCTACGCGGCCGTGGCTGCGAGCCTGAATGCGATGACCGAGATCACCCCGGACTTTGCTCCGGACACATTGCTCGATGTCGGCGCAGGTCCGGGCACCGCGAGCTGGGCCGCCGCGGAAGCCTTTCCGTCGCTGCAATCCTTCACCCTGCTCGATGCCAACGCGACCCTGAGCCGGCTGGCGCTCGAACTCGCGCAAGACAGCACGCGGCTGGCGGATTGCCGCTTTCTGCCGGGAGACGCCGGCGCGAACCTCGCCGAGGTCCCGCAAGCCGATCTCGTCGTTGCAAGCTACATCATCGGCGAGCTTGGCGAGAGCAATCAGCGCGCGCTGACAGACGCAATGTGGGCCAAAGCGCGCCACGCGCTGGTCGTGATCGAGCCCGGGACACCCGCCGGCTACGCACGCATTCTCGCGCTGCGCCAGCAACTGATCGCGGCCGGCGCCTATGTCGCCGCCCCCTGCCCGCACGAAAAGTCCTGTCCGCTGATTGCGCCGGACTGGTGCCATTTCTCCCAGCGCCTGCCGCGCTCGCAAGCGCACCGGCAGATCAAGGGCGCCGAGGTGCCGTTCGAGGACGAGCGTTTCATCTACGTCGCCCTGACCCGCAAGCCGCCCGCAGCGCGCGCCTCGCGCGTGCTGGCGCCGCCGGATGTCGGCAAGGCCGAGATCGCGGCAAAGCTCTGCACCGAGGAAGGTGTCGCGCTGGCGAAGGTGCCGCGCCGCGACAAGGCCGCTTATGCAAGCGCCCGGCGTTGGCGCTGGGGCGATGCCGTCATGTCCGAAAGTTAA